The following proteins are co-located in the Macadamia integrifolia cultivar HAES 741 chromosome 3, SCU_Mint_v3, whole genome shotgun sequence genome:
- the LOC122072922 gene encoding protein RGF1 INDUCIBLE TRANSCRIPTION FACTOR 1-like: MGFQKPAWLEALYAQKFFVGCSTHETSKKNEKNIFCLDCCTSICPHCLPSHRFHRLVQIRRYVYHDVVRLEDLEKLIDCSNVQAYTINSAKVVFIKKRPQSRQFKGSGNYCTSCDRSLQEPYIHCSLGCKVEFVLKQMKDLSPYLRSCKTLQLSPDLMIPQETGEDEMTNETPHSTVVDCDQEEPMSCSSSSFSGSSGSETMSNMVYSTHSFVRKKRSGVVYVCTRSANRVSSDEDMGSSMSRRKGIPHRSPLC, encoded by the exons ATG GGATTTCAGAAGCCTGCTTGGTTAGAAGCCCTTTATGCACAGAAGTTCTTTGTGGGTTGCTCTACACATGAgacatcaaagaagaatgaaaagaacATTTTCTGTTTGGATTGTTGCACCAGTATTTGCCCTCATTGTTTACCATCACACCGGTTTCATCGTCTAGTTCAGATTCGTCGATACGTATACCACGACGTCGTTCGATTGGAAGACCTTGAGAAGCTTATAGATTGCTCTAATGTTCAA GCCTACACCATTAATAGTGCCAAAGTGGTGTTCATCAAGAAAAGACCTCAGAGTAGACAGTTTAAGGGCTCAGGCAACTATTGCACTTCATGTGATAGAAGCCTCCAAGAACCTTATATTCATTGCTCTCTTGGGTGCAAG GTGGAGTTTGTATTGAAGCAGATGAAGGATCTGTCGCCTTACTTGAGAAGTTGCAAAACATTACAACTCAGTCCAGACTTGATGATACCTCAAGAGAcaggagaagatgagatgacaaaTGAAACACCCCATTCAACAGTGGTAGACTGTGATCAGGAGGAGCCTATGAGCtgctcatcatcatcattttcagGATCGTCTGGGTCGGAGACTATGAGTAATATGGTGTACAGTACTCATTCGTTTGTTAGAAAGAAGAGGAGTGGAGTAGTGTACGTGTGTACGAGGTCAGCTAATAGAGTTTCATCAGATGAAGACATGGGTTCAAGCATGAGTAGAAGAAAAGGGATACCTCATAGATCTCCTCTGTGTTag